A region from the Linepithema humile isolate Giens D197 chromosome 1, Lhum_UNIL_v1.0, whole genome shotgun sequence genome encodes:
- the Polr2K gene encoding DNA-directed RNA polymerases I, II, and III subunit RPABC4, which yields MESSKSESTPKQAMVYICGECHHDNEIRPRDPIRCRECGYRIMYKKRTKRLVVFDAR from the exons ATGGAATCTAGCAAGTCCGAATCTACACCGAAACAGGCTATGGTGTACATTTGCGGAG aatGTCATCATGATAATGAAATTCGTCCCAGAGATCCTATTCGGTGCAGAGAATGTGGATACAGAATAATGTACAAGAAGCGTACCAAAAGAC TTGTTGTATTTGATGCTCGTTAA